The proteins below come from a single Aquarana catesbeiana isolate 2022-GZ linkage group LG12, ASM4218655v1, whole genome shotgun sequence genomic window:
- the GPR142 gene encoding probable G-protein coupled receptor 142, translating to MIPLQNASDTPPLGAEGEEGHTDPSPCVLGYIPVIYYSILLGLGLPVNILTAVALSKLASRTKKSSYCYLLALTTSDILTQIFIIFVGFILQTAILHRKVPNAFIHMVSVLEFSSNHASIWITVILTVDRYIALCHPLQYRSLSYPERTRKVIMTVFLSSFVTGIPFYWWSDIWRDPRAPGLMDRFLKWVHCFIIYFIPCTIFLLTNTVIVLRLRRKSESKRYRVRIGKTTAILMSITTVFAVLWAPRTIVIIIHMYVSSVHKDWRVHLALDIGNMLALLNTAVNFFLYCFVSRRFRDMVREILGMQRPCRMVEGKKSHSDFSDSLKPAEIPQATVI from the exons ATGATCCCTCTACAGAACGCCAGCGACACTCCACCTCTGGGGGCCGAGGGGGAGGAAGGACACACAGACCCCTCTCCGTGTGTGTTGGGCTACATCCCGGTGATTTATTACAGCATCCTTCTCGGGCTTGGTTTACCAG TCAACATCTTGACAGCTGTGGCCCTCTCTAAGTTGGCATCCAGGACTAAGAAGTCATCCTACTGCTACCTCCTGGCCCTTACTACCTCCGACATCCTGACCCAGATCTTCATCATCTTTGTAGGCTTCATCCTGCAGACGGCCATCCTCCATCGCAAGGTGCCCAATGCCTTCATCCACATGGTCAGCGTCCTTGAGTTTTCATCCAATCATGCGTCCATCTGGATCACAGTCATCCTCACAGTTGACCGATACATAGCACTTTGTCACCCCCTTCAGTATCGCTCCCTTTCCTACCCAGAACGCACCCGCAAAGTCATCATGACCGTGTTCCTCTCGTCTTTTGTGACCGGAATTCCATTCTACTGGTGGAGCGACATTTGGAGGGACCCCCGAGCTCCGGGGTTGATGGATCGATTCCTCAAGTGGGTCCACTGCTTTATCATTTACTTCATCCCATGTACCATCTTCCTCCTCACCAACACAGTAATTGTTCTGAGGCTCAGGAGGAAGTCCGAATCCAAGAGGTATCGGGTCCGCATTGGCAAGACCACGGCCATCCTTATGAGCATCACAACGGTCTTTGCCGTTCTCTGGGCTCCCAGGACCATCGTCATCATCATTCACATGTACGTGTCTTCGGTCCACAAGGACTGGAGGGTCCATCTGGCCTTGGACATCGGGAACATGTTGGCCCTCCTGAACACAGCCGTCAATTTCTTCCTGTACTGTTTTGTGAGTCGTCGGTTTCGGGACATGGTGAGGGAAATCCTAGGCATGCAAAGGCCCTGCCGCATGGTGGAAGGGAAGAAGAGCCACAGTGACTTCTCTGACTCTTTGAAGCCGGCGGAGATCCCACAGGCAACAGTTATCTGA